One genomic region from Chiloscyllium plagiosum isolate BGI_BamShark_2017 chromosome 21, ASM401019v2, whole genome shotgun sequence encodes:
- the LOC122560447 gene encoding sterol regulatory element-binding protein 1-like, whose translation MENCVRTTCNGAPNQQQLLPVELWDHVENCLFFSQAVQLLLCDLLLITRTSMWQQQINMSQPVNSMHQASPLELRGFQQDLSSLRKLSQTFRPAFRRVFLHEATARLMAGASPTRTHQLLDRSLRRRVTTPVLKAGESDTHPGRREQAEALLLACRYLPPSFLSAPDQRVGMLAEAARTLEKIGDKRTLHDCQQMIMKLGSGTTVTTS comes from the exons ATGGAGAATTGTGTTCGCACTACCTGTAATGGAGCACCAAATCAGCAGCAGCTTTTACCTGTGGAACTTTGGGACCATGTTGAAA ATTGTTTGTTCTTTTCTCAGGCAGTGCAGCTCTTGCTGTGTGATCTCTTGCTCATTACCAGAACCAGTATGTGGCAGCAACAGATCAACATGAGTCAGCCTGTGAACTCCATGCACCAGGCATCCCCACTGGAGCTGAGAGGCTTTCAACAGGACCTTAGCAGCCTCAGGAAGCTGTCTCAAACATTCAGACCAGCCTTCCGTAGA GTGTTTCTACATGAAGCAACAGCCAGGTTAATGGCAGGAGCCAGTCCAACCCGTACCCACCAGCTACTGGACCGCAGTCTTAGGAGGCGGGTCACAACCCCAGTACTCAAAGCTG GTGAGTCTGACACCCACCCAGGTCGACGGGAACAAGCTGAAGCTCTCCTGTTAGCATGTCGCTACCTGCCCCCAAGTTTCCTGTCTGCTCCAGACCAGCGTGTGGGTATGCTGGCAGAAGCAGCTCGCACTTTGGAAAAGATTGGTGATAAACGGACTCTCCATGATTGCCAGCAAATGATCATGAAACTGGGTAGTGGCACTACAGTCACCACAAGTTGa